A part of Thermocladium sp. ECH_B genomic DNA contains:
- a CDS encoding radical SAM protein codes for MIPISTMVTGRGTVSFKIKGRYGXDKPSEFSSIVRPIVSWNITRKCNLKCIHCYIDAGMEDEHELSTEEAMRLVDQFKEVGVPLILMSGGEPLMRRDLIDIAKHAAGLGIKLVLSTNGTMITREVAEELKGIGFSYIGISLDSIDAEYHDKFRGVKGAFSLALAGIRNSLDAGLDVGLRFTVTAMNIERAADYIDFAASIGVNRVTFYHLSASGRAGKLGREWWYSPQQYARFMETIIKYAEKYADKLEIETTLAPYDGIYIALRSGGDPEPYLRFVESTGGCGRKIISIYPNGDVYPCQFIDFVKLGNIRQKPLRDILVNGLDLFVNTEKYLRGPKCSNCRFKKECKGGDRARAYYLGGDMYGDDPICPIPELFNNRSHETN; via the coding sequence ATGATCCCTATAAGTACAATGGTTACTGGTCGCGGCACCGTATCATTTAAGATAAAAGGAAGATATGGAGNTGATAAACCAAGTGAATTCTCAAGCATAGTAAGGCCCATAGTCTCATGGAACATCACTAGGAAATGCAACTTGAAATGCATTCATTGCTACATAGATGCAGGCATGGAGGATGAACACGAATTAAGCACCGAGGAAGCAATGAGGCTAGTGGATCAATTCAAGGAAGTGGGGGTTCCCCTAATACTAATGAGCGGGGGTGAACCATTAATGAGGAGGGACTTAATCGATATAGCTAAGCATGCCGCGGGACTAGGCATTAAGCTGGTATTATCGACCAATGGCACAATGATAACGAGGGAGGTCGCTGAGGAGCTTAAGGGGATAGGGTTCTCCTATATTGGGATATCCCTGGACTCCATTGATGCCGAATATCATGATAAATTCAGAGGAGTCAAGGGAGCATTTTCACTAGCATTAGCCGGTATACGGAACTCGCTGGATGCTGGGCTAGATGTTGGGCTTAGATTCACCGTGACAGCCATGAATATAGAGAGAGCGGCTGATTACATAGACTTCGCTGCATCAATTGGAGTTAATAGGGTGACTTTCTATCACTTATCTGCAAGCGGCAGAGCCGGTAAATTAGGAAGAGAGTGGTGGTACTCCCCGCAACAATACGCTAGATTCATGGAAACCATTATTAAATATGCTGAGAAGTATGCCGATAAGCTAGAGATAGAAACAACGCTGGCTCCATATGACGGCATCTACATTGCACTACGAAGCGGAGGGGATCCAGAGCCATATCTACGATTCGTGGAATCAACGGGGGGATGCGGAAGAAAAATAATATCCATTTACCCGAATGGCGACGTATATCCCTGTCAATTCATCGACTTCGTGAAGCTAGGCAATATAAGGCAAAAACCGTTAAGGGACATATTGGTTAATGGACTTGATCTATTCGTGAATACGGAGAAATACTTGCGAGGCCCTAAGTGCAGCAATTGCAGATTTAAGAAGGAATGCAAAGGCGGAGATAGGGCTCGTGCATACTACCTTGGCGGTGACATGTATGGAGATGATCCGATATGTCCAATACCTGAATTATTTAACAATAGAAGCCACGAAACTAACTAG
- a CDS encoding transposase has product MPSPGQFLGNEERRPIPPAIPGEDIKEVEFKNRRTNVVRLLPNGFQERKLRRLANTSAKLFNEVNYERRQQFFHEGRVDLKGTYDKYYEKYKDELGSANTQQVLNKNNEAWSSFFSLLKLRKENKLPPHMSRVSPPRYWXDGETGERKLLLVVRQDRYVVDEQKLVLKDFHLKIDFTGRLRWHGKQGRLEIYYDEVGNAWYASIPVEVGVEKTKKGRRSKHVVRGERKSIQVKSPKGSKMASIDLGINVLASVVVDDGTWLLYKGVRAKEDYFYLGKRIAEAQSSADKAKNIEEYEAYEELNRERRXLFKKLIRRLLHLYRNFASHLMRELHERGVSTIYLGYPFNIAQDKGNKFTVNLWSYRKLMEVIELKAQEYGIRVFEVIEYNTSKYCAYHGVEVERGPRGVVNCPKGHRLHSDLNGALNILKKATGIVISTIKRPLSFIVDHNRVAPVKGA; this is encoded by the coding sequence ATGCCCTCCCCCGGTCAATTTCTTGGGAATGAGGAGCGGAGGCCGATTCCCCCCGCAATACCGGGAGAGGACATCAAAGAAGTCGAATTCAAGAATAGGAGGACTAACGTGGTTCGCCTCCTACCAAATGGGTTTCAAGAAAGGAAGCTGAGGAGGCTAGCCAACACCTCCGCCAAGTTGTTTAATGAGGTTAACTACGAGAGGAGGCAGCAATTCTTCCATGAGGGGAGAGTTGACTTAAAGGGAACATATGATAAGTATTATGAAAAGTATAAGGATGAATTGGGCAGCGCCAACACGCAGCAAGTGCTTAATAAGAATAATGAGGCTTGGTCATCATTCTTCTCCCTCCTAAAGCTGAGGAAGGAAAACAAACTACCGCCCCACATGAGCCGCGTTTCACCGCCGAGGTATTGGNAGGATGGGGAGACTGGAGAGAGGAAGCTCCTCCTAGTAGTTAGGCAGGATAGGTATGTCGTGGATGAACAGAAACTAGTCCTAAAGGACTTCCACCTCAAAATCGATTTTACGGGTAGATTAAGGTGGCACGGGAAACAAGGCAGATTGGAGATCTACTATGATGAGGTTGGGAATGCGTGGTACGCCTCCATTCCCGTGGAGGTTGGCGTTGAAAAAACTAAGAAGGGAAGGAGGAGTAAGCACGTCGTGAGGGGTGAGAGGAAATCAATACAAGTTAAATCGCCGAAGGGGAGCAAAATGGCCTCAATAGATCTAGGCATTAACGTCTTGGCGAGCGTAGTAGTCGATGATGGTACGTGGTTATTATATAAGGGTGTTAGGGCGAAGGAGGATTACTTCTACCTCGGGAAGAGGATAGCTGAGGCGCAGTCCTCGGCGGATAAGGCGAAGAACATTGAAGAATACGAAGCATACGAGGAGCTTAATAGGGAGAGGAGGAGNCTCTTCAAGAAACTAATTAGGAGGCTTCTTCACCTCTACCGCAACTTTGCCTCCCACCTAATGAGGGAGTTGCATGAGCGAGGCGTCTCAACGATCTATTTGGGTTATCCCTTCAACATTGCTCAGGATAAGGGTAATAAGTTCACGGTGAATTTGTGGTCTTATCGTAAACTCATGGAGGTCATTGAGTTGAAGGCTCAGGAGTATGGTATTCGTGTGTTTGAGGTCATTGAGTATAATACGTCCAAGTACTGTGCTTATCATGGTGTTGAGGTTGAGAGGGGGCCGAGGGGNGTAGTTAATTGTCCTAAGGGGCATAGGCTTCATTCGGATCTAAATGGTGCATTGAATATCTTGAAGAAGGCTACCGGCATAGTGATCTCGACGATAAAGAGGCCCCTATCTTTCATCGTGGATCATAATCGAGTAGCGCCCGTGAAAGGGGCGTAA